From Desmodus rotundus isolate HL8 chromosome 12, HLdesRot8A.1, whole genome shotgun sequence, one genomic window encodes:
- the HIF3A gene encoding hypoxia-inducible factor 3-alpha isoform X2, translating to MPAGQAPNSARKNPGMRLEAVAARRRRCSISWRTHCPSRAGSARTWTKPPSCASPSATCECTASAQQLELIGHSIFDFIHPCDQEELQDALTPQQSLSKKKPEAPTGRCFSLRMKSTLTNRGRTLNLKAATWKVLHCSGHLRVYKPPAQTSPARSPNLEPPLQCLVLICEAIPHPGSLEPPLGRGTFLSRHSLDMKFTYCDERIAEVAGYSPDDLIGCSAYEYIHALDSDAVGQSIHTLLSKGQAVTGRYRFLARSGGYLWTQTQATVVSGGRGPQSESIICVHFLISRVEETGVVLSLEQTERHSRRPIQRATHSQKDTRNPGDSLDASGPRILAFLHPPALSEATLAADPRRFCSPDLRRLLAPILDGTSVAATPSAPRVTRRPRSPLPADLPDELLGDVENAHKVLGKVSRKDLEAAETDLDIAQDVDALDLEMLAPYISMDDDFQLNSSEHLPRAYHRPPGAAPRPRARSFHGLSPPPPEPTLLPRWGSDPRLSFSSPSRGDPSAPSMVGARKRTLAQRSEDEAEGVELLGVRPPKRCPSREPERFLLPPLSLSLLLTGAPAPVSQQTPAATSCNLSSPTGLGPSLLGLYPDEDTTQPKSHFQPAASLAQAD from the exons TCAGCGCGCACCTGGACAAAGCCTCCATCATGCGCCTCACCATCAGCTACCTGCGAATGCACCGCCTCTGCGCAGCAG CTTGAGCTCATTGGACACAGTATCTTTGATTTCATCCATCCCTGTGACCAAGAGGAGCTTCAGGATGCCCTGACCCCCCAGCAGA GCCTGTCCAAAAAGAAGCCGGAGGCCCCCACGGGGCGGTGCTTCTCCTTGCGAATGAAGAGCACCCTCACCAACCGCGGGCGCACCCTCAACCTCAAGGCGGCCACCTGGaag GTGCTACACTGCTCTGGGCACCTGAGGGTCTACAAGCCCCCCGCACAGACGTCCCCAGCCAGGAGCCCCAACTTAGAGCCTCCCCTGCAATGCCTGGTGCTCATTTGTGAAGCCATCCCCCACCCGGGCAGCCTGGAGCCCCCGCTGGGCCGGGGCACCTTCCTCAGCCGCCACAGCCTGGACATGAAGTTCACCTACTGCGACGAGAG GATAGCTGAGGTCGCTGGCTACAGCCCCGACGATCTGATTGGCTGTTCTGCTTACGAGTACATCCACGCGCTGGACTCGGATGCAGTGGGCCAGAGCATCCACACCC TGCTGAGCAAGGGACAGGCAGTAACAGGGCGGTATCGCTTCCTGGCACGGAGTGGTGGCTACCTGTGGACCCAGACCCAGGCCACAGTGGTGTCAGGGGGCCGGGGCCCCCAGTCTGAGAGTATCATCTGCGTCCACTTCCTGATCAG CCGGGTGGAAGAGACTGGAGTGGTGCTGTCCCTGGAGCAAACAGAGCGACACTCTCGCAGACCCATTCAGCGGGCCACCCACTCTCAGAAGGACACCCGTAATCCTGGGGACAGCCTTG ACGCTTCTGGTCCCCGGATCCTGGCCTTCCTACACCCCCCTGCCCTGAGCGAAGCCACCCTGGCTGCTGATCCCCGCCGTTTCTGTAGCCCTGACCTCCGTCGCCTCCTGGCACCTATCCTAGATGGGACTTCAGTAGCTGCCACCCCCAGCGCACCCCGAGTCACTCGGCGCCCCCGGAGCCCCCTCCCG GCTGATCTCCCAGATGAGCTACTTGGAGACGTGGAGAACGCACACAAAGTCTTGGGAAAAGTCTCTCGGAAAGACCTTGAGGCGGCTGAGACAGATCTAGATATAGCGCAG GATGTCGATGCCCTGGATTTGGAGATGCTAGCCCCCTACATCTCCATGGATGACGACTTCCAGCTCAACTCCAGCGAGCACCTGCCCAGGGCCTACCACAGGCCTCCAGGGGCTGCCCCCCGGCCCCGAGCACGGAGCTTCCACGGCCTGTCACCTCCACCTCCTGAgcccaccctgctgccccgctGGGGGAGCGACCCCCGGCTGAGCTTCTCCAGCCCTTCCAGAGGGGACCCCTCAGCCCCATCCATGGTTGGGGCCCGGAAGAG gaccctGGCCCAGAGGTCAGAGGATGAGGCCGAAGGGGTGGAGCTGCTGGGAGTGAGACCCCCCAAACGGTGCCCCAGCCGAGAACCTGAACGCTTCCTACTGCCTCCTCTTAGCCTG AGTCTCCTCCTGACAGGAGCACCAGCCCCAGTGAGTCAGCAGACCCCAGCAGCCACCTCCTGCAA TCTGTCTTCCCCCACAGGCCTGGGCCCTTCACTGCTAGGTCTCTACCCGGACGAGGACACCACCCAACCCAAGAGCCACTTCCAGCCAGCAGCAAGCTTGGCCCAGGCCGACTGA
- the HIF3A gene encoding hypoxia-inducible factor 3-alpha isoform X1, whose amino-acid sequence MALGLQRARSSTELRKEKSRDAARSRRSQETEVLYQLAHTLPFARGVSAHLDKASIMRLTISYLRMHRLCAAGEWNQVGTGGEQLDACYLKALEGFVMVLTAEGDMAYLSENVSKHLGLSQLELIGHSIFDFIHPCDQEELQDALTPQQSLSKKKPEAPTGRCFSLRMKSTLTNRGRTLNLKAATWKVLHCSGHLRVYKPPAQTSPARSPNLEPPLQCLVLICEAIPHPGSLEPPLGRGTFLSRHSLDMKFTYCDERIAEVAGYSPDDLIGCSAYEYIHALDSDAVGQSIHTLLSKGQAVTGRYRFLARSGGYLWTQTQATVVSGGRGPQSESIICVHFLISRVEETGVVLSLEQTERHSRRPIQRATHSQKDTRNPGDSLDASGPRILAFLHPPALSEATLAADPRRFCSPDLRRLLAPILDGTSVAATPSAPRVTRRPRSPLPADLPDELLGDVENAHKVLGKVSRKDLEAAETDLDIAQDVDALDLEMLAPYISMDDDFQLNSSEHLPRAYHRPPGAAPRPRARSFHGLSPPPPEPTLLPRWGSDPRLSFSSPSRGDPSAPSMVGARKRTLAQRSEDEAEGVELLGVRPPKRCPSREPERFLLPPLSLSLLLTGAPAPVSQQTPAATSCN is encoded by the exons TCAGCGCGCACCTGGACAAAGCCTCCATCATGCGCCTCACCATCAGCTACCTGCGAATGCACCGCCTCTGCGCAGCAG GGGAGTGGAACCAGGTGGGAACAGGGGGTGAACAGCTGGATGCCTGCTACCTGAAGGCCCTGGAGGGTTTCGTCATGGTGCTCACTGCCGAGGGAGACATGGCTTACCTGTCGGAGAATGTCAGCAAACACCTGGGCCTCAGTCAG CTTGAGCTCATTGGACACAGTATCTTTGATTTCATCCATCCCTGTGACCAAGAGGAGCTTCAGGATGCCCTGACCCCCCAGCAGA GCCTGTCCAAAAAGAAGCCGGAGGCCCCCACGGGGCGGTGCTTCTCCTTGCGAATGAAGAGCACCCTCACCAACCGCGGGCGCACCCTCAACCTCAAGGCGGCCACCTGGaag GTGCTACACTGCTCTGGGCACCTGAGGGTCTACAAGCCCCCCGCACAGACGTCCCCAGCCAGGAGCCCCAACTTAGAGCCTCCCCTGCAATGCCTGGTGCTCATTTGTGAAGCCATCCCCCACCCGGGCAGCCTGGAGCCCCCGCTGGGCCGGGGCACCTTCCTCAGCCGCCACAGCCTGGACATGAAGTTCACCTACTGCGACGAGAG GATAGCTGAGGTCGCTGGCTACAGCCCCGACGATCTGATTGGCTGTTCTGCTTACGAGTACATCCACGCGCTGGACTCGGATGCAGTGGGCCAGAGCATCCACACCC TGCTGAGCAAGGGACAGGCAGTAACAGGGCGGTATCGCTTCCTGGCACGGAGTGGTGGCTACCTGTGGACCCAGACCCAGGCCACAGTGGTGTCAGGGGGCCGGGGCCCCCAGTCTGAGAGTATCATCTGCGTCCACTTCCTGATCAG CCGGGTGGAAGAGACTGGAGTGGTGCTGTCCCTGGAGCAAACAGAGCGACACTCTCGCAGACCCATTCAGCGGGCCACCCACTCTCAGAAGGACACCCGTAATCCTGGGGACAGCCTTG ACGCTTCTGGTCCCCGGATCCTGGCCTTCCTACACCCCCCTGCCCTGAGCGAAGCCACCCTGGCTGCTGATCCCCGCCGTTTCTGTAGCCCTGACCTCCGTCGCCTCCTGGCACCTATCCTAGATGGGACTTCAGTAGCTGCCACCCCCAGCGCACCCCGAGTCACTCGGCGCCCCCGGAGCCCCCTCCCG GCTGATCTCCCAGATGAGCTACTTGGAGACGTGGAGAACGCACACAAAGTCTTGGGAAAAGTCTCTCGGAAAGACCTTGAGGCGGCTGAGACAGATCTAGATATAGCGCAG GATGTCGATGCCCTGGATTTGGAGATGCTAGCCCCCTACATCTCCATGGATGACGACTTCCAGCTCAACTCCAGCGAGCACCTGCCCAGGGCCTACCACAGGCCTCCAGGGGCTGCCCCCCGGCCCCGAGCACGGAGCTTCCACGGCCTGTCACCTCCACCTCCTGAgcccaccctgctgccccgctGGGGGAGCGACCCCCGGCTGAGCTTCTCCAGCCCTTCCAGAGGGGACCCCTCAGCCCCATCCATGGTTGGGGCCCGGAAGAG gaccctGGCCCAGAGGTCAGAGGATGAGGCCGAAGGGGTGGAGCTGCTGGGAGTGAGACCCCCCAAACGGTGCCCCAGCCGAGAACCTGAACGCTTCCTACTGCCTCCTCTTAGCCTG AGTCTCCTCCTGACAGGAGCACCAGCCCCAGTGAGTCAGCAGACCCCAGCAGCCACCTCCTGCAACTGA